Below is a genomic region from Fusobacterium nucleatum.
TTGTTTATGGATACAACCTTTTTATAAAATATATTTTAAGTATATTATGCCATTATTTGGTGGTGGAAAAAAATATTATAAAGAATATGTTTGGTTATATGAATCAACACAACAGTTTCTTAAAAAGAAAGAATTAATTTTGCTATATGAAAAACTTGGCTTAAAAGAAATTAAACACCATAGCAAAATGTTTGGAGTTTGTGTAATGATTCAAGGAAAAAAGTAGAAAAAAATTATAGGAGGAAATGATATGAGCGAAGAAAAATTTGATGCCATAATCGTAGGTGGCGGTTTGGCAGGTTGCTCTGCAGCTATTGTTCTTGCAAATGCAGGACTTGCTGTTCTTGTAGTGGAAAGAGGAGATTTTTGTGGAGCAAAAAATATGACAGGTGGTCGTCTTTATGGACACAGTCTTGAAAAAATTATTCCAAACTTTGCAGAGGAAGCTCCCATTGAAAGAAAGATAACAAGAGAAAAAATTTCTTTAATGAGTGAAGATAGTTCTCTTGATATAGGGTTTGGATCTAAAAAATTAAGTTCAAATAATGAAAATGCTTCTTATACAGTGCTTCGTTCTACATTTGATAGATGGTTAGCCTCAAAAGCAGAAGAAGCAGGTGCAGAAATTATTCCCGGAATTTTAGTAGATGAACTTATTGTAGAAGATGGAAAAGTAGTAGGAGTTTCTGCAACAGGAGAAGAATTATATGCAGATGTAGTCATTCTTGCAGATGGTGTAAATTCTCTTTTAGCACAAAGTTTAGGTATGAAAAAAGAGCTAGAACCTCATCAAGTAGCTGTTGGAGCAAAAGAAGTTATTCAATTAGGAGAAGATGTTATTAATCAGCGTTTTGCTGTAAATAATGGAGAAGGTGTAGCATGGCTTTCTTGTGGAGATCCTACCTTAGGTGGATTTGGAGGAGGATTACTTTATACTAATAAAGATAGTGTTTCTGTTGGAGTTGTTGCTACTTTAAGTGATATTGGACATAGCGATTTATCTATCAATCAATTATTGGATAGATTTAAAGAACACCCTGCTATTGCCCCATATTTAGAAGGAGGGACTTCTATTGAATATTCAGGTCATTTAGTTCCAGAAGAAGGGCTTCATATGGTTCC
It encodes:
- a CDS encoding FAD-dependent oxidoreductase, whose amino-acid sequence is MSEEKFDAIIVGGGLAGCSAAIVLANAGLAVLVVERGDFCGAKNMTGGRLYGHSLEKIIPNFAEEAPIERKITREKISLMSEDSSLDIGFGSKKLSSNNENASYTVLRSTFDRWLASKAEEAGAEIIPGILVDELIVEDGKVVGVSATGEELYADVVILADGVNSLLAQSLGMKKELEPHQVAVGAKEVIQLGEDVINQRFAVNNGEGVAWLSCGDPTLGGFGGGLLYTNKDSVSVGVVATLSDIGHSDLSINQLLDRFKEHPAIAPYLEGGTSIEYSGHLVPEEGLHMVPELYKDGVLVTGDAAGFCINLGFTVRGMDFAIESGRLAAETVIKAHEIGDFSAATLSDYKKALDNSFIMKDLNQYKGFPTLLGRREIFEGLPAMVDDIATKAFTVDGKQGQSLMMYVIHSVAEHTTAAKLVNFVTTVLEAF